The segment ATCGGTGTTTCCGGCGAGTTCAGGTATTTCGGCGTATCGTTGCCCAGCACCCGGCCGCCAAAACCAATGACTCGTCCACGTTTATCGCGAATCGGAAACATGATGCGGTCGCGAAAGCGATCGTACGTCCGGCCTTTGTCATTGCTAACCAGCATGCCAGCTTCCATCAGCGACTCTCGATCATCTTTCTGCTGACCGAAGCGCTTGAGCGCGTTATCCCAACCCGGTGGGGCATAGCCAATAGCGAAGTGATCAATCACTTGCTGGCTAAGGCCGCGGGTGGCGAGATACTGCTGAGCAAGCTGTGCCTGCGGCTGGCGCAGACTCTGCTGATAAAAGGTGTTCAGGCCTTCTAACAGTTGGTAAAGGCTTTGGCGCTGATGGCGTTCCATCTGGCTGGGGCCGTTACCCGCTTCATAAGGCACTTCAAGGCCGTGCTGGGTGGCCAGTTCCTCAATGCTCTCAACAAATTCCAGACGATCGAAATTCATCAGGAAGTCGATGGCATTGCCGTGGGCACCACAGCCGAAGCAGTGATAAAACTGCTTATCGCCGTTTACGGTGAAAGAGGGCGTCTTTTCGTTATGGAATGGGCAACACGCGTGATAGTTCTTACCCTGCTTTTTCAGCTTTACGCGGGCATCGATAAGGTCCACGATGTCCGTGCGGGCAAGTAAGTCATTGATAAATACGCGTGGAATTCGTCCAGCCATAAGCCCCGATTTTTCAGCTCATAAACGGCAACAAGCCGCGCTTCCTTTCGGAAAGCACGGCCTCTTACTTGACTCTGTCTGCGTTGATCACGCGGCGGAGGCGAACCTCCGAAAGAAATTAGTACAGACGAGTGCGGCGTGCGTTTTCGCGAGCCAGTTTCTTGGCATGACGCTTAACAGCAGACGCTTTAGCGCGCTTACGTTCGGTAGTCGGTTTTTCATAGAACTCACGACGACGAACTTCAGCCAGAACGCCTGCTTTCTCGCAGGAACGCTTGAAGCGACGCAGTGCTACGTCGAACGGCTCGTTTTCACGTACTTTAATTACCGGCATGTAACTCTCACCTCGATAAAATTCGGTTTTGCTGCTGGCTGCGGCGCCAGCACATTTCAAAATGGTGCATAATTCTACTCCAACCGCGGTTGGCTTGTAAAGCACCAAGGACAAATTGAAACCAACAGGGGCGTTTGCCATTGCGGCTGCCGGTTTTTTCAGGCCGTGGAGTATAGCGCACTCTTTGCGCGGCGGAAAAACACTTTTTCCAGCCCAAAGATGTCCGGCCGGTGATCTCCCTGTGATACACTGCGCACCGCAAGAAGAGGGTACGAAAGCTATGCGAGTTCTGGGTATTGAAACGTCCTGCGATGAAACCGGCATCGCGATTTACGACGACGCGTCCGGTCTGCTGGCAAATCAATTATATAGCCAGGTAAAATTGCATGCCGATTACGGCGGTGTGGTGCCGGAACTGGCATCGCGCGATCATGTGCGTAAAACGGTGCCGTTGATTCAGGCGGCGTTAAAACAGGCCGGATTACAGCCGCAGCAGATTGATGCGGTGGCTTATACCGCCGGACCGGGTCTGGTCGGGGCGCTGTTAGTGGGAGCGACCGTTGGACGCGCGCTGGCGTTTGCCTGGAATGTACCGGCGGTGCCGGTCCATCATATGGAAGGCCATCTGCTGGCCCCGATGCTGGAAGATAACCCACCGGACTTCCCGTTTGTCGCGCTGCTGGTATCGGGCGGGCACACTCAGCTGATAAGCGTCACGGGTATTGGTGAATACGCGTTGCTGGGCGAATCTATCGATGATGCGGCAGGTGAAGCCTTCGATAAAACCGCCAAGCTGCTGGGCCTCGACTATCCGGGCGGGCCAATGCTATCGCGGATGGCACAGCAGGGCACACCGGGTCGCTTCACGTTTCCACGCCCGATGACCGATCGCCCCGGCCTTGATTTCAGCTTCTCCGGCCTTAAAACGTTCGCGGCCAACACCATTCGTGAACATGCGGGGGATGAACAGGCGCGTGCCGACATTGCCCGCGCCTTCGAGGACGCGGTGGTGGATACCCTGATGATTAAATGTAAGCGTGCGCTGGATCAGACCGGTTTTAAACGTCTGGTGATTGCGGGTGGCGTGAGCGCCAACCGTACGTTACGTGAGCGTATGGCTGACATGATGCAGGCCCGTGGCGGCGAAGTGTTTTACGCCCGTCCGGAATTCTGCACCGACAACGGCGCAATGATTGCTTACGCAGGCATGGTGCGTCTGAAAGGTGGTACGCGTGGTGAGTTGGGCGTTAGCGTCCGGCCACGTTGGCCATTGGCGGAATTGCCTGCCATCTAAAATAAAAAAACCGGCCTTGCGCCGGTTTTTTTATTCTTTCTTCTTTTTCTTCCGCTTCCAGATTTTGTTTTCCTGGCCGCGCCACAGGCGTTGGATGTTGTCATGGTGGCGCAACAGAATCAGGCAGGAAAGCATCGATACCGGAAAAGTGAACTGTGGTTTGAACCACCAGACGTAAAACGGCGCGATGAGCGCGCTGACAATCGCACCCAACGACGAGTAACCACTCAAGAGGACCGTCAACAGCCAGGTACCGGTCATCAACCCGGTCAGGTCCCAGCCAATCGGCGCGATGGCACCAAATGCCGTTGCCACGCCTTTGCCGCCGCGAAAACGAAAGAATACCGGATAGATGTGACCGAGACAGGCGGCGATGGCCGTCAGGCCAAGGTAGAGCGGAGCAACATGCAGTAGCCAGGCAATCCACACCGGCAACATGCCTTTGGCGATATCGAAAATCAGTACCGCTGCCGCAGGCGCTTTCCCGCCGATGCGCAGCACGTTAGTCGCCCCCGGATTACCAGACCCCTCGGTACGTGGATCGGGCAGGCCAGCGAGTTTGCATACCAGTATCGCGCTGGAAATGGAGCCGCAAAGATACGCGAAAATAATCATACCAAGCGCGATAGCACTCATAGTTCCATACCGTTCCTGTAGGGTCGTTTTGTTCTCGGTAAGTGTGGATAATACGCATAATCCGCCGGAAGTGGTATCCGGCATAGCCAAAAACAGAGACTACATCATGGATATCGTATTTATCGAGCAACTCACCGTGTTCACCACCATTGGCGTTTACGACTGGGAGCAGGGCATGCAGCAGAAGCTGGTGCTCGATGTCGAAATGGCGTGGGACAACCGTCAGGCGGCTGCCAGCGACGATGTTAATGATTGCCTCAGCTATGCTGACGTCACCGAAGCTATTTTAAACCATCTTAACGGCCAGCGTTTTGCCCTGGTTGAACGCGTGGCAGAAGAAATTGCGGATCTGTTGATGAACCGTTTCAAAACGCCCGGCGTACGCATCCGCGTAGGCAAACCGGGGGCTGTAGCGCAGGCAGCAACGGTTGGCGTGCGTATTGAGCGCGGGACTATTCCTAAATAAATCCGATGTGATTGCCATCACAATGAAACCAAACCAAATTATGGTGTGTCTTAGTTGCAGCCGCCGCGCTTAGTGCGGCTTAGTTGCCGGAAACCTTAAGGTTTCCTTCAGACTGGCGCAGGCATAATTTAAGGCGGTAAGCAGATGCGACCGCCTTTTTACTGTTTAAAACGGATAGAGGAAAATGTTGATGGCAGATATTCATCAGCTTTGGGTAGCTGCAATCCTGGGGATAGTGGAAGGTCTGACCGAGTTCTTACCGGTCTCATCCACTGGCCACATGATTATTGTTGGCCACCTGTTAGGCTTTGAGGGTGAAACCGCCGAAACCTTTGAAGTGGTGATTCAGCTCGGTTCCATTCTTGCTGTCGTGGTGATGTTCTGGCGTCGGCTCTTTGGCTTAATCGGTATTCACTTTGGTGAAGTCAAACATGAAGGT is part of the Pantoea phytobeneficialis genome and harbors:
- the plsY gene encoding glycerol-3-phosphate 1-O-acyltransferase PlsY, translating into MSAIALGMIIFAYLCGSISSAILVCKLAGLPDPRTEGSGNPGATNVLRIGGKAPAAAVLIFDIAKGMLPVWIAWLLHVAPLYLGLTAIAACLGHIYPVFFRFRGGKGVATAFGAIAPIGWDLTGLMTGTWLLTVLLSGYSSLGAIVSALIAPFYVWWFKPQFTFPVSMLSCLILLRHHDNIQRLWRGQENKIWKRKKKKKE
- the folB gene encoding bifunctional dihydroneopterin aldolase/7,8-dihydroneopterin epimerase: MDIVFIEQLTVFTTIGVYDWEQGMQQKLVLDVEMAWDNRQAAASDDVNDCLSYADVTEAILNHLNGQRFALVERVAEEIADLLMNRFKTPGVRIRVGKPGAVAQAATVGVRIERGTIPK
- the rpsU gene encoding 30S ribosomal protein S21; translated protein: MPVIKVRENEPFDVALRRFKRSCEKAGVLAEVRRREFYEKPTTERKRAKASAVKRHAKKLARENARRTRLY
- the tsaD gene encoding tRNA (adenosine(37)-N6)-threonylcarbamoyltransferase complex transferase subunit TsaD → MRVLGIETSCDETGIAIYDDASGLLANQLYSQVKLHADYGGVVPELASRDHVRKTVPLIQAALKQAGLQPQQIDAVAYTAGPGLVGALLVGATVGRALAFAWNVPAVPVHHMEGHLLAPMLEDNPPDFPFVALLVSGGHTQLISVTGIGEYALLGESIDDAAGEAFDKTAKLLGLDYPGGPMLSRMAQQGTPGRFTFPRPMTDRPGLDFSFSGLKTFAANTIREHAGDEQARADIARAFEDAVVDTLMIKCKRALDQTGFKRLVIAGGVSANRTLRERMADMMQARGGEVFYARPEFCTDNGAMIAYAGMVRLKGGTRGELGVSVRPRWPLAELPAI